In the genome of Miscanthus floridulus cultivar M001 unplaced genomic scaffold, ASM1932011v1 fs_43_2, whole genome shotgun sequence, the window GGGACAAAAATTGCATAAAGATTTGCATCAACTTCCAATtgaaattcatcaaatatgaatgaacagtttctggaaaataaaaaaaagaattcAATTTCACTGTTCGCCAATTTCGGCCCATAGCAGCGCGACCGGCCCAGCTACCCGCGGCCCAGCCACGCGCGCCAGCGCTCCCccgtgcccaggccgcaacctgggcctgggccgggatttcGGCCTTGCGCCCTTTCGCGCCTGGGCTGAATCTAGCCCGATGCGCTGGTGGCCGTTGATCCAGATCAAGCGGTGGAGCGCACAGCTCGGGGCATCAAAAGCccggccgcccccccccccccgaaaacCCTAGACCATTTGtctttctcctctcctctcccacgGCGACGGTAGCGAAGACGAAGGGAGCGCGCGGCCACCTCGTCACCGGAGAAGAAGGGAGGACGACACCGGTGCCAAGcccctcgccggtgcgcgcgctcgcccatggcagagcgcgccgccgtcgagcggctttGGACCGCTGTCCTGAGCCACGGCCGAGCCGGGCCTCTGTCCGCTCGCCAACCATGGCGGCGGTGATCATCGCCCGCACGGTGGTAGCTTTCCGCGCGACGGCGGTGTCGGGAGGACCGGGTAGGTGCCCCTCTTCATCCTTTTCCTTCCCcaaaacccgatctagggttagggtttcatttctagggttagggttctttctGATCCGATCCGAGATCGGGATCCTTTTCATCCTTTTCTGGTTTCTTTGATTCGGATTTTGCACGatttcccgattagggttagggattaGGATTGGGGACGAAACTGTTTTCTTCTTCCccccgatttgaaatcggttTATTTCTTTTTCTCAGTCAGTCACCGAGCGGTCGCCGGATCCCGGTGCGGTTCTTTTGTTTCTCAGTCGGTCCCCTTccttggttagggttagggtttggatgtCGAGACCATGTCTCAATCTGTTCTCACTTTTTCCGTACCCGATTGAGGATTAGGGTTCGATTTCTTTCTTTCCCCGATCCAGATCTACCGCTAGAAAAAGGCTCCGGTACCATTGTTGTAAactgtggatcgactagggtagatctagacGGTTTGCTGTTGAACATGATGAACTAGAACAAGTAGAGAGTGGGAGATAGGGTAGAGatgctggtgttgaacctgagccttcGGATGAAGTCGCGGTTGAGCTGGCCATCACTGGTTtcgttgatggaggcagcacacgggcagcgacgggtggagtagaggttgcacggacgtcgatgcagtgcagacggggcgtagcagtgacgacggcgagagtcagcggagcttcccgtcgctggctgcgcgccctcttagatcggtctagggtttgtcggtgggtttgcgactcacggcgaacctcgtgctttgagccgccggcccccacctctttatatagcgtagtgcgacgggggcccaccaaccatgtagggttgggcgcccccgatcagggcgcgtgaccaaggcccaataaaccgttgggcttattggttaggagatcaatctaacaaatgCAACTCCATCTTTGAGGCTCCTGTTTTCAATCCTATAGCTaatttcacacacacacacacactgagtgcttacaaagtttttttttctttttacgaaCTACATAAGTATATACACTTACAACACTCGCGCATACTCACCCCTATGAAAACACgtattgaaaccctaaccctatgaGCACCAGATTGTGCCGGCAGATTTCGAGATTGACAAGTCACCACAGACGCCTCGATGGGGAGGGAGGGAGCATGAGAAGCTCCTTGTGGAGTTTAAGCTAAAAAAATAACCACTTTAGTTTTAGAGAATAGTAATCTAAATAATCTTTAGATTTTTATCTAAAATTACCCACGTCCACTGCTTTGGCCGAAACTTGTAGCGTGACGATAATAATGGTCGAAACAAAGTAGCATTTCTGAAGGGAAATAATGTGAATTATACAATGCAACTCTCGCCCGCTAAGCCGTGTCGCCTGCCGTCCGTGCGGCACAGACGACGCAGCACTCGGTCCCCTTCCCGGAGGCGACGCGCCGGCCGTCGAGGTAGTGCTGGTACACGTACGAGAGGAACCCCCAAACGGCCATGAGCATCGCCACGGCCTTGATGCCCGTCATCCTGTCCCCAAACAGCACCACCGCGAACACCGGCACCAGCGGCAGCGCCACCGTGCCCGTCACGTTGGCGAACAGCGACGACACCCTCGCGATCAGCCGCACTGTGCCCACGGCCGCCGCCTGCCAGCACACCGCCGTGCCCACCAGCGTCAGGACGTACCTCGCCCTCCCGTTCTTGAACGCCGCCATCTCCCCCGGGAGCGTCCGCCACTCCCCGGACGCGAACAGGCCCACCACCCCGACCGCCGTCGCCACGAGGTTCGTGAACATCTGCACCTTGAGCACCCACCGCATCGTCCGCGCCCTGACCACCTTCTCGAACGCCACCTCGAAGAGCGACAGGATGACCGCGAAGGAGGCGGACGCGGCCAGCGTGAGGACGAACCCAAGCGCGTACTTGCCGCGTGGCACGTCGCTGGAGGTCTCGTCGGAGGAGGAGCCGATGCTGAGCAGGGCCGCGGCGAAGGTGAGCACGACGACGGAGTTGGCGATGAGCGCCGTGAAGCGCTGCGCGTTGATGAGGCGCGACGTGATGGCGTTGAAGCCTAGCTGCGTCGCGGCCACGAGCGAGAAGGTGGACACCGGCAGGTACAGAAGCGCGTACGCGTACATGAGGTTGTCGAAGCCGAGCAGGACCCCGATGCCCACGTAGACGGCCGCCACCATGGACGCCGCCGGCTGGCGCTCCTCCGCCGGGTGCGGGGGCGTCAGGAGCAGCGGGATGGCCAGGAGCGGGGAGCCGCCCGACTGCATGAGCGTGGCCACCCACTTGCTCTTGCCGCCAGAATTGTAGTACAGGCGGCCCAGGAGGGTGCCGACCGTCCCTCCGCAGAGCACCATCAGCATGTCGGCCACCACCGTCATCCACCATCGGGCGCTTCCTCTCGTCAGCCGTCGTTTGGTGGCTTTAGGTTCATCACGGCTCTCCTGTTCACCCTTGCCGGATTCCTGTTCTGGAAGAAAAGTTGACGTGGTAATTAGCTAGTAGATAGTAGTACCATTActctgaaaagaagaaaaaagtagtagtagtggtacaattaaTAAGGCTGATTCTTacctccaaaaaaaaaaactcattctTTTTtcctaacacaaatgaagacaatTAATAGTCTCATAACGCAGAACTAGTTTGTTTGAAAGGCATTTTTGTTTCATTGAATCAGCTAGCCACTGCGCATATTTGAAAGGCAATTGCCAAGGGTTGCCTATTGCTTGTTTGCTTTCACCCAGCTACTAAATTTGAAATTGTGCATCTATTTATTTCTTTAATGTTTTTTCATTTGGTTTGAAAGGTACTTATAATAAGTAGATGTTTTGTATAACATTattaaagcaacttataatttacaAATCATTAAGTAAACATATCCTGAATTGTTGGATCTAGGATCCAAAATTACACCCCCCTAATTACGGCAAAATATACGGTGGAAACCACCTACTAGGTGGAAACATGGAAACCAATTTAAAAAATGTattttggtcattcaaaaaaaatTGGCACATCCATAGTGCATACAAATATGTATTCACAAGAAAAAGTTTGGAATTCAAACTCGCATTTTAAAAAAATCACGAAAATGATAAATTTTAGGTTCATATGCACTAAAAGACAAAATTCCTAGATTTCGTCTTTAAGTGCACATGAACCACATATTTTTCATTTTTGTATGGTTTTTTCTAGTTTGAGTTTGTATCTCAACTTTTTTGTGTGAGTACATATTTGTATGCACTATGAATGTGTTAAGTTTTGAAATTTTTTGAATGACCGAAATGTATTTTTGAATTGGTTTCCACATTTCCACCTAACATGCGGTTTCTACCGTATACCTTAATTTCTAAACCTATATCTCTCTCCTTGAAAAACTATTCGAAGAAACATTTTTGTCCGCCATGCTATCAATTAAAACGACTGAGATTATAGAGGGTGACAACCCCAATGTTACTACGTTGGTTATCTGACAAATTTGCCGGCTCAGGACGGCAACACAATTAAGCATCACAAGCACAAGACAACCTGGACATTTGACTATTAATTTTAGAAGACGCACCAAGAACAcgaggaaagaagaaagatgaaccaatgtttcctctctctctctctctctctctcctctcccccctcccccccccccccccccccccccccccccccccccccccccccccccccccccccaaaaggtGACAAAAAATTTTAAGATCGGAAACATTCAAAGGCCATGGAAACGAAACAGTACTGTACTTTGTGCTCGTTAAGATCTACTTAAATCATTCAAGCATATTAACGAAAGCGGGAAGAGGAAAAAGAAGCAGGAAGCTAAGAGGGTATATATTCTGTTAAGAGAAGTACCTGTAACTTGAAGCTGAATTTCTTGAGCTTTGTTTCATGCTGCAGGCTTAAACTCAAAACCAGGAATAGATGTTGAAAAAAAAAACCAATACCAGGAATAGATGTTCCTACTACTTCACTATGTGTCCTCTAGTTGTCTTTGGAACTTCTTTTACTGAGCAATGAGCTCAAGGCTCCTTGGGATCCTATATAGACTATCCCAACATTAAAAATTGTAAAAAAGAACATCTATTTCCAGCACGATTGGGAGACATctttatagaaaaaaattatggctctgttcgcttctcttataatccgtacttttcagcttgttttttcagttaaaacagtgtttttctctcacaataaatcatccGGAACAGAGTTTCAACTTGTCACAATTTTCCTTCGGTCCAAGACCCCACTTGCACAAGGTACACAAATTATAGACCTGCTTGAAGACTCACGGTCACGGCCCCATTTTTTAATCAAATGGATCATGCACCAGCTATAACTTCGCCTATGTATATTCAAAGATTGCGATGCATTACTGCACGGAGGAACTTCCTGCTCAAAGTACGAAATATTTTCAAACATCTCCGAATGAGATCTCTTCCTGTTGGAGAGATCAACAGGAAATACAAGCTGGCAGTTAAAATTGTGCAATTCTCTTACCAATTTTCCCAGAGCTTAAGCAACCCTAGTGCATTGagttctgatgatgaccatgTTTGGGACCGCGTTTCTCGTGGCGGCGGCCAAAAGAAGTAGAGAATCCAGCTAAACGATTCGTGATGTTTGTGATTTTTCCAAccaagagcaagtataatagcaggctgaaAGCTGGTTAAATACTGAGGtgaagaagagaggagagaagagagagtatAAGcgagctgtaagcttacagccggcttaggcacaagaaccaaaaaaatttaTGAGAGCGATAGCTAGGCCATGCATTAATAGTgatgagctaactactatatgagtgggctaaaAAAGGCTATAAAGAAACCTAACAGCCAGCGACTggctatattattagccttgctctaagggACTACGACTGCTAGATTAAAGGGTGAATTGGATTCTTGCCCTTACAATTTTTAGAAGTTGGAGATTCGCCCTTAcaattcgaggaatgggagattTGCCCTTCATATTCTTGCCCTCCCTGAGCTTTGCCCTTTTCTACGTATGAAGCCTTCTTGGACCCACTTGCAGCACTTGTATTTCTGTATTGGACCAAAATGCCCCCCTGGACAAGAGGAAAAGGGAGAGGCGAACAGGCTGAAGCCGCATCCATCCATCTTTCGTGCTTTTCCCTTCTCCCTCCCGTgttctctctccctcccgtcTTTCTCCCTCCTGTGTTCTTTCCCTTTCTCCCTCAACAAACTCTAGAACTGGAGAGTGGAGACAGCGGACGATTGGAAGCCGATGCGCGACGATAGGATCTACGGCTGCGACGAACCCTAACCACCCGTGCGTGTCCAGTGGTGGCGATGGAGGCGCCCTGATGGAGGGACCGGAGTCGGGCGCGCAACGATGGAGAACACTGCTCCTAGGTAATCTTTCCTCCTCCTTTTCCTTGTTTAATTGTGGTGACCACAGTTACCTTGATTTGGTGGAATCGATTAGCTGTGCATGTATACattttgatttggagtttgatgTACTGCATAGTAGGGATAGGATGTTTGTGCTAGAGGTTAAAGTCTAAGGTTTTGCTTCCAAAGATTCTGCTAGTAGGAAATGTTACACAAAAGGCCATGTGTTTAAGTGGTATGTGGAGTATGGGTCAATGTCACTGGACTTACTGTTGAAAAATCTGGCAACTGAATTGAATCTGAGCAGTAACCAGACACCCACTGTTTGGTTCTTTGACAAAAAGATTGAATGAGGATGCCAGAATAGTTGGTGAGATTGAAATGCTAGATTTGTTTGAAATGTATAAGGAGGAGATGAGTTGTGAGGTTGTGGTAGGTGTATTCGATAGGTCAATTTGTGTGGAAGCTGAATTTGATGCCATGGAGCCTATATGTGTGGTTCCTCATGATGATGCAAATGTTCAATTAGAGGCAGAGGCAGCTGCCAACATGTCTAAAGAACCCACTAATGCTGCTCCTGATAATCCAGAGGCAGCTGTTGATGTCGAGCCAGATAGAGAACCCGATATATTCGATAGGTCAATTTGTGTGGAAGCTGAATTTGATGCCATGAAGCCTATATGTGTGGTTCCTCATGATGATGCAAATGTTCAATTAGAGGCAGAGACAGCTGCCAACATGTCTAAAGAACCCACTAATGCTGCTCCTAATAATCCAGAGACAGCTAGGTGTGCTGCCGAGGGATGCCCTTGGAGAATACATGCTTCCACCATATTTGATAAGAAAACTATACAGACAGGTCCTAGTGGCCAGAAGTTGATCTTGGGTTCAAGGTTCACCCACCGTTGTTGGGAAGACCAGCAGGTCGGCCAAAGGTGCAAAGGGTTAGGAGTTATCTAGAGAAcaatcccaacaagaagaaagtgaGATGCAAATGGTGTGGAGGTTTTGGACACTTCGAGAAGACCTGCAAGCTTGACATGGTTGGAGAGGATGGTGAAGTTGCTAGACCCAACAAAAGGCAAGATTTTATTTGAATTATTTACTGTTATATGCATTTTACTAGTACTGTGGTTTAATGAAAAGTGCATTTACAGGAAGAGGACAGATGATGATGCTGGATCATCCAAAGCTGATGATGCTGGACCATCCAAAGGGAATAAAAAGAAGGCTTCAAAGAAAAAGACAACTTCTAAGAAGAAAAAAACACcgttgaagaagaagaagcagaagaaggatgct includes:
- the LOC136531794 gene encoding probable purine permease 11, with the translated sequence MTVVADMLMVLCGGTVGTLLGRLYYNSGGKSKWVATLMQSGGSPLLAIPLLLTPPHPAEERQPAASMVAAVYVGIGVLLGFDNLMYAYALLYLPVSTFSLVAATQLGFNAITSRLINAQRFTALIANSVVVLTFAAALLSIGSSSDETSSDVPRGKYALGFVLTLAASASFAVILSLFEVAFEKVVRARTMRWVLKVQMFTNLVATAVGVVGLFASGEWRTLPGEMAAFKNGRARYVLTLVGTAVCWQAAAVGTVRLIARVSSLFANVTGTVALPLVPVFAVVLFGDRMTGIKAVAMLMAVWGFLSYVYQHYLDGRRVASGKGTECCVVCAARTAGDTA